The following coding sequences lie in one Sinorhizobium fredii USDA 257 genomic window:
- a CDS encoding DNA-directed RNA polymerase subunit alpha, with amino-acid sequence MIQKNWQELIKPNKVDFTSSGRTRATLVAEPLERGFGLTLGNALRRVLLSSLRGAAVTAVQIDGVLHEFSSIPGVREDVTDIVLNIKEIAIKMDGDDSKRMVVRKQGPGVVTAGDIQTVGDIEILNPNHVICTLDEGAEIRMEFTVNNGKGYVPAERNRSEDAPIGLIPVDSLYSPVKKVSYKVENTREGQVLDYDKLTMSIETDGSVTGEDAIAFAARILQDQLSVFVNFDEPQKETEEEAVTELAFNPALLKKVDELELSVRSANCLKNDNIVYIGDLIQKTEAEMLRTPNFGRKSLNEIKEVLASMGLHLGMEVPSWPPENIEDLAKRYEDQY; translated from the coding sequence ATGATCCAGAAAAATTGGCAGGAATTGATCAAGCCGAACAAGGTGGATTTCACCTCCTCGGGCCGCACCAGGGCAACGCTGGTGGCGGAACCGCTTGAGCGCGGCTTCGGTCTGACCCTCGGCAACGCGCTTCGTCGCGTGCTTCTGTCGTCGCTGCGCGGTGCTGCCGTCACCGCAGTGCAGATCGACGGCGTGCTGCACGAGTTCTCCTCGATCCCGGGCGTCCGGGAAGACGTGACGGACATCGTGCTCAACATCAAGGAAATCGCCATCAAGATGGATGGCGACGATTCCAAGCGCATGGTCGTGCGCAAGCAGGGTCCGGGCGTCGTTACGGCCGGCGATATCCAGACGGTTGGCGATATCGAGATCCTCAACCCGAACCATGTGATCTGCACCCTCGACGAGGGCGCGGAAATTCGCATGGAGTTCACCGTCAACAACGGCAAGGGCTACGTGCCGGCCGAGCGTAACCGCTCGGAAGATGCGCCGATCGGTCTCATTCCGGTCGATAGCCTTTATTCGCCGGTCAAGAAGGTGTCCTACAAGGTTGAGAACACGCGCGAAGGCCAGGTTCTCGACTATGACAAGCTGACGATGTCCATCGAGACCGATGGCTCCGTCACCGGCGAAGACGCGATCGCGTTTGCCGCCCGCATTCTTCAGGACCAGCTGTCGGTCTTCGTCAATTTCGACGAGCCGCAGAAGGAAACAGAGGAAGAGGCAGTCACCGAGCTCGCCTTCAACCCGGCGCTTCTCAAGAAGGTCGACGAACTGGAACTCTCGGTCCGTTCGGCCAACTGCCTGAAGAACGACAACATCGTCTATATCGGCGACCTTATTCAGAAGACCGAAGCGGAAATGCTCCGGACGCCGAACTTTGGTCGCAAGTCGCTCAACGAGATCAAGGAAGTTCTCGCTTCCATGGGCCTGCACCTCGGCATGGAAGTGCCGTCCTGGCCGCCGGAGAACATCGAAGATCTCGCCAAGCGATACGAAGACCAATACTAA
- the rpsN gene encoding 30S ribosomal protein S14: protein MAKTSAVEKNKRRRKLVAGQAAKRAALKAIIMNQSLAIEERFKATLKLAELPRDGSKTRIRNRCEVTGRPRAYYRKLRMSRIALRELGNLGKVPGIVKSSW from the coding sequence ATGGCGAAAACGAGCGCAGTTGAAAAGAACAAGCGCCGCCGCAAACTGGTTGCCGGACAAGCCGCTAAGCGTGCGGCCCTCAAGGCAATCATCATGAACCAGTCTCTGGCGATCGAAGAGCGGTTCAAGGCCACTCTCAAGCTGGCAGAACTGCCGCGGGATGGGTCCAAGACTCGTATCCGCAACCGTTGCGAAGTCACCGGCCGTCCGCGCGCCTACTATCGCAAGCTTCGCATGTCGCGTATCGCGCTTCGCGAACTGGGCAATCTCGGCAAGGTGCCGGGCATCGTCAAGTCGAGCTGGTAA
- the msrQ gene encoding protein-methionine-sulfoxide reductase heme-binding subunit MsrQ → MALVPALPKRFHGASVWALYALGFIPAVWAFYLGATGQLPGNAVKEFEHLLGLWALRFLVATLTITPLRDLFGLNWLRYRRALGLLAFYYVLMHFLSYMLLDQMLRVPAILADIARRPFITIGMAALVMLIPLALTSNNWSIRKLGQRWNKLHRLAYVIAAAGALHFTMAVKVVGPEQMLYIVLVALLLAWRAVRTPFLRWKRQRTAVVRSRPATQKAAG, encoded by the coding sequence ATGGCCCTCGTTCCCGCCTTACCGAAACGTTTTCACGGTGCCTCGGTCTGGGCGCTCTACGCGCTCGGCTTCATACCCGCAGTTTGGGCGTTCTATCTCGGCGCAACCGGCCAATTGCCGGGCAATGCAGTCAAGGAATTCGAACATCTGCTAGGCCTATGGGCGTTGCGCTTTCTTGTGGCGACGCTGACGATAACGCCGCTTCGCGACCTCTTCGGCCTGAATTGGCTGAGGTACCGTCGCGCCCTGGGCCTGCTCGCCTTCTATTATGTGCTGATGCACTTCCTTTCTTACATGCTCTTGGACCAGATGCTGCGCGTCCCGGCGATCCTCGCCGACATTGCCCGCCGGCCCTTCATAACCATCGGCATGGCGGCGCTCGTCATGCTGATCCCGTTGGCGCTTACCTCGAACAATTGGTCGATCCGCAAGCTTGGTCAGCGGTGGAACAAGCTGCACCGGCTCGCCTATGTGATCGCGGCAGCCGGTGCGTTGCATTTCACCATGGCCGTCAAGGTCGTCGGACCGGAGCAGATGCTCTACATCGTCCTTGTCGCACTGCTGCTTGCCTGGCGCGCAGTCCGGACGCCCTTCCTGCGCTGGAAGCGGCAGCGGACCGCCGTGGTGCGATCCCGTCCCGCAACGCAAAAAGCGGCCGGGTGA
- the secY gene encoding preprotein translocase subunit SecY: protein MASAAEQLASNLNFSTFAKAEDLKKRLWFTLGALLVYRLGTYIPLPGLNPEAFAQAFQGQSGGILGLFNMFSGGAVERMAIFALGIMPYISASIIVQLMTSVVPALEQLKKEGEQGRKVINQYTRYGTVLLGALQAYGIAVGLESGSGLVNDPGWFFRISTVISLLGGTMFLMWLGEQITSRGIGNGISLIIFAGIVAALPGALAGTLELGRTGALSTPLILAIIVMVVAVIALIVFVERAQRRLLIQYPKRQVGNRMFQGDTSHLPLKLNTSGVIPAIFASSLLLLPATLAGFANAATLPGWATTIVGALAHGQPLYMLFYGGMIAFFAFFYTAIVFNPKDTADNLKKHGGFIPGIRPGERTAEYIDYVLTRITVIGAIYLIFVCILPEILISQTGVPFYLGGTSLLIVVSVTLDTVAQIQGHLIAQQYEGLIKKSKLRGGKRGR, encoded by the coding sequence ATGGCTTCTGCAGCGGAACAGCTCGCCTCGAACCTGAATTTCTCGACTTTCGCCAAAGCGGAAGATCTGAAGAAAAGGCTCTGGTTCACCCTCGGTGCGCTTCTGGTTTACCGTCTTGGCACCTATATCCCGCTGCCCGGCCTCAATCCGGAAGCGTTTGCGCAAGCCTTCCAGGGGCAGAGCGGCGGCATTCTCGGCCTCTTCAACATGTTTTCGGGCGGTGCGGTTGAGCGCATGGCGATCTTCGCGCTCGGCATCATGCCCTATATCTCTGCCTCGATCATCGTGCAGCTGATGACCTCGGTCGTCCCGGCGCTCGAGCAGCTGAAGAAGGAAGGCGAGCAGGGCCGCAAGGTGATCAACCAGTATACCCGCTACGGCACGGTTCTTCTGGGGGCACTGCAGGCCTACGGCATCGCGGTCGGCCTTGAAAGCGGCAGCGGTCTCGTCAACGATCCGGGTTGGTTCTTCCGTATTTCCACCGTCATTTCGCTGCTCGGCGGTACGATGTTCCTGATGTGGCTTGGCGAGCAGATCACCTCGCGCGGCATCGGCAACGGTATCTCGCTGATCATTTTCGCCGGCATCGTCGCGGCTCTGCCGGGTGCGCTGGCAGGTACGTTGGAACTCGGCCGCACCGGCGCTCTGTCGACGCCGCTCATCCTTGCCATCATCGTGATGGTGGTTGCGGTCATCGCCCTGATCGTCTTCGTCGAGCGCGCCCAGCGCCGCCTGCTGATCCAGTATCCGAAGCGCCAGGTCGGCAACCGCATGTTCCAGGGCGATACGTCGCACCTGCCGCTGAAGCTCAACACGTCCGGTGTGATCCCGGCGATCTTCGCTTCGTCGCTGCTCTTGCTGCCCGCGACGCTTGCCGGTTTCGCCAATGCTGCGACGCTGCCGGGCTGGGCGACCACCATCGTCGGGGCTCTCGCCCATGGCCAGCCGCTGTATATGCTGTTTTATGGCGGGATGATCGCCTTCTTCGCCTTCTTCTACACGGCGATTGTCTTCAATCCGAAGGATACGGCCGACAATCTGAAGAAGCATGGCGGCTTCATTCCGGGGATTCGCCCGGGCGAGCGCACGGCCGAGTATATCGACTACGTGCTGACACGCATCACTGTTATCGGTGCGATTTACCTAATCTTCGTCTGCATCTTGCCTGAAATCCTCATTTCGCAGACCGGCGTGCCGTTCTACCTTGGTGGTACGTCGCTTTTGATTGTTGTCAGCGTCACCCTTGATACGGTAGCACAGATCCAGGGTCACCTCATTGCCCAGCAGTATGAGGGGCTGATCAAGAAGTCGAAGCTGCGCGGAGGAAAGAGGGGACGATGA
- the rpsM gene encoding 30S ribosomal protein S13, translating to MARIAGVNIPTAKRVVIALTYIHGIGTKFAQEIVAKVGIPTDRRVHQLTDAEVLQIRETIDRDYQVEGDLRRETSMNIKRLMDLGCYRGLRHRRGLPVRGQRTHTNARTRKGPAKAIAGKKK from the coding sequence GTGGCACGTATCGCTGGCGTCAACATCCCGACGGCAAAGCGCGTCGTCATCGCGCTGACCTACATTCACGGGATCGGCACGAAATTTGCTCAGGAAATCGTCGCGAAGGTCGGTATTCCGACTGACCGTCGCGTGCACCAGCTGACGGACGCCGAAGTCCTTCAGATCCGTGAGACGATCGACCGCGACTATCAGGTCGAGGGTGACCTGCGTCGCGAAACGTCGATGAATATCAAGCGCCTGATGGACCTCGGTTGCTACCGTGGTCTGCGTCATCGTCGCGGTCTGCCGGTGCGCGGCCAGCGTACGCACACCAATGCCCGCACCCGCAAGGGTCCGGCAAAGGCGATTGCCGGCAAGAAGAAGTAA
- the rplO gene encoding 50S ribosomal protein L15, with amino-acid sequence MKLNEIKDNEGATKNRKRLGRGIGSGSGKTGGRGVKGQKARSGVAINGFEGGQMPIYRRLPKRGFNNIFASEFVVVSLGRIQTAVDAKKLDASKTIDAAALKAAGVIRREKDGVRILADGELKAKVSLEVAGASKPAVEKIEKAGGSIKLLAAAAAE; translated from the coding sequence ATGAAACTGAATGAAATCAAGGACAACGAAGGCGCGACGAAGAACCGCAAGCGTCTCGGCCGTGGTATCGGCTCCGGCTCCGGCAAGACCGGCGGTCGCGGCGTGAAGGGCCAGAAGGCTCGTTCGGGCGTCGCGATCAACGGCTTCGAAGGCGGCCAGATGCCCATCTACCGCCGTCTGCCGAAGCGTGGCTTCAACAACATCTTCGCTTCGGAGTTCGTTGTCGTCTCCCTCGGCCGCATCCAGACTGCCGTCGACGCCAAGAAGCTTGATGCTTCGAAGACCATTGATGCGGCCGCCCTCAAGGCTGCCGGCGTCATCCGTCGCGAGAAGGACGGCGTCCGCATCCTCGCCGACGGCGAGCTGAAGGCCAAGGTTTCGCTCGAAGTGGCGGGTGCTTCCAAGCCGGCCGTCGAGAAGATCGAAAAGGCCGGCGGCTCGATAAAGCTGCTCGCAGCCGCCGCTGCCGAATAA
- the rpmD gene encoding 50S ribosomal protein L30 produces the protein MAKKEVAKKTVTVEQIGSPIRRPTVQRQTLVGLGLNKMHRVRTLEDTPAVRGMIRAVQHLVRVVDEK, from the coding sequence ATGGCTAAGAAAGAAGTTGCCAAGAAGACGGTTACCGTCGAGCAGATTGGTAGCCCCATCCGCCGTCCGACCGTGCAGCGTCAGACGCTTGTCGGTCTGGGCCTTAACAAGATGCACCGGGTTCGCACGCTGGAAGACACTCCGGCCGTCCGCGGCATGATCCGGGCCGTCCAGCACCTCGTTCGCGTCGTCGACGAGAAGTGA
- the rpsH gene encoding 30S ribosomal protein S8 — protein MAMTDPLGDMLTRIRNGAARRKSSVSTPASKLRARVLDVLQAEGYIRGYSEVEFGNGKAELNIELKYYEGASVIREISRVSKPGRRVYVSVKSIPQVANGLGITILSTPKGVMADHQAREQNVGGELLCSVF, from the coding sequence ATGGCAATGACTGATCCTTTGGGCGATATGCTCACCCGTATCCGCAACGGTGCTGCTCGCCGCAAGTCCAGCGTTTCGACGCCGGCTTCCAAGCTGCGCGCACGCGTTCTGGATGTCCTTCAGGCCGAAGGCTATATCCGCGGATATTCTGAAGTCGAATTCGGCAACGGCAAGGCCGAGCTGAACATCGAACTGAAATACTACGAAGGCGCTTCCGTGATCCGTGAGATCTCGCGCGTCTCCAAGCCGGGCCGCCGGGTCTATGTCTCGGTCAAGTCCATTCCGCAGGTCGCGAACGGCCTCGGCATCACCATCCTTTCGACCCCGAAGGGCGTGATGGCCGATCACCAGGCACGCGAACAGAATGTTGGTGGCGAGCTTCTTTGCTCGGTCTTCTAA
- the msrP gene encoding protein-methionine-sulfoxide reductase catalytic subunit MsrP, whose translation MPAYRPPQISASEITPERLFLDRRSFLAAAGGLVLGGASAAHAATLKPSASPYKVDETPTPEKDVTTYNNFYEFGTGKGDPAANSEGFKPTPWAVKVDGLVGKPREFGLEELLAFPLEERTYRMRCVEAWSMVIPWIGFPLASLLDKVEPLGSAKYVAFETVVRPEEMPGQSGYFQPLPWPYREGLRLDEARHPLTILSVGLYGKTLPNQNGAPIRLVVPWKYGFKGIKSIVRISLTDTAPPCTWNLAAPDEYGFYANVNPAVDHPRWSQATENRIGGDGFFGSNRRDTLPFNGYADDVAGLYAGMDLRANF comes from the coding sequence ATGCCCGCCTACCGCCCACCACAGATTTCCGCATCCGAAATCACGCCGGAGCGTCTCTTTCTCGATCGACGCAGCTTTCTCGCCGCCGCAGGTGGCCTCGTTCTCGGCGGGGCAAGCGCGGCTCACGCGGCCACGCTCAAGCCCTCCGCTAGCCCCTACAAGGTCGACGAGACCCCGACGCCAGAGAAGGACGTCACGACCTACAATAATTTCTACGAGTTTGGCACGGGAAAGGGCGACCCGGCCGCCAATTCGGAAGGCTTCAAGCCGACGCCTTGGGCAGTGAAGGTCGACGGCCTCGTCGGCAAGCCGCGGGAATTCGGCCTCGAGGAGCTCCTTGCCTTCCCGCTCGAAGAGCGAACCTACCGGATGCGCTGCGTCGAGGCCTGGTCGATGGTGATCCCCTGGATCGGTTTTCCGCTGGCCAGCCTCCTCGACAAGGTCGAACCGCTCGGCAGCGCCAAGTATGTCGCGTTCGAAACCGTGGTGCGGCCCGAGGAAATGCCCGGCCAATCCGGCTATTTCCAGCCGCTGCCTTGGCCCTACCGCGAGGGCTTGCGGCTCGACGAAGCACGCCATCCCCTGACGATCCTTTCCGTCGGCCTCTACGGCAAGACGTTGCCCAACCAGAACGGCGCCCCTATCCGGCTGGTCGTCCCGTGGAAATACGGTTTCAAGGGGATCAAGTCGATCGTGCGCATCTCGCTGACCGACACCGCGCCGCCCTGCACCTGGAACCTCGCCGCCCCGGATGAATACGGCTTCTATGCCAATGTGAACCCGGCGGTCGATCACCCGCGCTGGAGCCAGGCAACGGAAAACCGCATCGGCGGAGACGGGTTCTTTGGCTCCAACCGTCGCGACACACTTCCCTTCAACGGCTACGCCGACGACGTTGCTGGACTCTATGCCGGCATGGACCTCAGGGCAAACTTCTGA
- the rpsE gene encoding 30S ribosomal protein S5, which yields MAQERRGSREDRQNREERDSEFVDKLVAINRVAKVVKGGRRFGFAALVVVGDQKGRVGFGHGKAREVPEAIRKATEAAKRDLIFVPLRGGRTLHHDVNGRHGAGKVLLRSAKAGTGIIAGGPMRAVFETLGVHDVVAKSTGSSNPYNMVRATFDALKNQMHPKDIAAQRGMKYATLQSRRVAAGAASEE from the coding sequence ATGGCACAAGAAAGAAGAGGTTCTCGCGAAGATCGCCAGAACCGCGAAGAGCGCGACAGCGAATTTGTCGATAAGCTCGTCGCAATCAACCGCGTCGCCAAGGTGGTGAAGGGCGGTCGTCGTTTCGGTTTCGCCGCTCTCGTCGTCGTCGGCGACCAGAAGGGCCGCGTTGGCTTCGGCCATGGCAAGGCTCGCGAAGTGCCTGAAGCCATCCGCAAGGCAACGGAAGCCGCCAAGCGCGACCTGATCTTCGTGCCGCTGCGCGGCGGTCGCACGCTGCATCACGACGTCAATGGCCGTCACGGCGCCGGCAAGGTGCTGCTGCGCTCGGCCAAGGCCGGTACCGGTATCATCGCCGGCGGTCCGATGCGCGCCGTCTTTGAAACGCTCGGTGTGCACGACGTCGTCGCCAAGTCGACCGGTTCGTCGAACCCCTACAACATGGTTCGCGCAACCTTCGACGCGCTCAAGAACCAGATGCACCCGAAGGACATCGCGGCACAGCGCGGCATGAAGTACGCCACGCTCCAGTCCCGTCGCGTTGCCGCCGGCGCTGCTTCCGAAGAATAA
- the rplQ gene encoding 50S ribosomal protein L17: MRHGKAGRKLNRTASHRKAMFANMAASLIEHEQIVTTLPKAKEIRPIVEKLVTLGKRGDLHARRQAISQIRDVAVVSKLFDAIASRYATRNGGYLRIMKAGFRQGDNAPLAVIEFVDRDVDAKGAKDRARAAAEAEAVEAA, encoded by the coding sequence ATGCGCCACGGTAAAGCCGGCCGCAAGCTGAATAGAACCGCAAGCCATCGCAAGGCGATGTTTGCCAACATGGCAGCTTCGCTGATCGAACACGAGCAGATCGTCACGACCCTGCCGAAGGCCAAGGAAATCCGTCCGATCGTCGAGAAGCTCGTCACGCTCGGCAAGCGCGGCGACCTGCACGCTCGCCGCCAGGCGATTTCGCAGATCCGCGACGTTGCTGTCGTCTCGAAGCTGTTCGACGCAATCGCATCGCGCTACGCCACCCGCAACGGCGGCTACCTGCGCATCATGAAGGCGGGCTTCCGCCAGGGCGACAATGCGCCGCTCGCCGTCATCGAATTCGTTGATCGCGATGTCGATGCCAAGGGCGCGAAGGATCGCGCTCGCGCCGCTGCGGAAGCGGAAGCCGTCGAAGCAGCCTGA
- the rplF gene encoding 50S ribosomal protein L6 produces MSRIGKKPVQVPAGVTASVDGQKVTAKGPKGELFFVANDEVSVKLENNAVVVQPLNETKDARAKWGMSRTMVENIFKGVKDGYERKLEINGVGYRASMQGKNLQLALGFSHDVVYQTPEGITIAVPKPTEIVVSGINKQQVGQVAAEIREYRGPEPYKGKGVKYAGERIVRKEGKKK; encoded by the coding sequence ATGTCTCGTATCGGTAAGAAACCCGTTCAGGTTCCGGCAGGCGTCACGGCAAGCGTTGATGGCCAGAAGGTAACGGCGAAGGGTCCGAAGGGCGAACTGTTCTTCGTCGCAAATGACGAAGTTTCGGTGAAGCTCGAAAACAATGCGGTTGTCGTTCAGCCGCTCAATGAAACCAAGGATGCTCGCGCCAAGTGGGGCATGTCCCGCACCATGGTCGAGAACATCTTCAAGGGCGTCAAGGACGGCTACGAGCGCAAGCTCGAGATCAACGGCGTCGGCTACCGCGCTTCCATGCAGGGCAAGAACCTGCAGCTGGCGCTCGGTTTCAGCCATGACGTCGTCTACCAGACGCCGGAAGGCATCACGATCGCTGTGCCGAAGCCGACGGAAATCGTCGTTTCGGGCATCAACAAACAGCAGGTCGGCCAGGTTGCCGCGGAAATCCGCGAATACCGCGGCCCCGAGCCCTACAAGGGCAAGGGCGTCAAGTATGCCGGAGAGCGGATTGTCCGCAAAGAAGGCAAGAAGAAGTAA
- the rplE gene encoding 50S ribosomal protein L5: MAKTAYEPRLKKEYVERIRKAMQEKFSYANEMQIPRLDKIVINMGVGEATGDSKKPSVAAADLAAIAGQKPVITRARNSIAGFKLREGMPIGAKVTLRGVRMYEFLDRLVNIALPRVRDFRGLNPKSFDGRGNFAMGVKEHIVFPEINYDKVDQMWGMDIIVCTTASNDDEARALLAEFNFPFRQ, translated from the coding sequence ATGGCTAAGACCGCTTATGAGCCGCGGCTCAAGAAGGAATATGTAGAGCGCATCCGCAAGGCGATGCAGGAGAAGTTCTCCTACGCCAACGAAATGCAGATCCCGCGTCTCGACAAGATCGTCATCAACATGGGTGTTGGCGAAGCAACGGGCGACTCGAAGAAGCCTTCCGTAGCCGCTGCCGACCTCGCAGCGATTGCCGGCCAGAAGCCGGTGATCACCCGCGCTCGCAACTCTATCGCCGGCTTCAAGCTGCGCGAAGGCATGCCGATTGGTGCCAAGGTTACCCTGCGCGGCGTTCGGATGTATGAGTTCCTGGATCGTCTCGTGAACATCGCTCTTCCGCGGGTCCGCGACTTCCGTGGCCTCAATCCGAAGTCCTTCGATGGTCGTGGCAATTTTGCCATGGGCGTCAAGGAGCACATTGTGTTCCCTGAGATCAACTACGACAAGGTTGATCAGATGTGGGGCATGGACATCATCGTTTGCACGACGGCATCTAACGACGACGAAGCGCGCGCTCTGCTTGCAGAGTTCAACTTCCCGTTCCGTCAGTAA
- the rpsK gene encoding 30S ribosomal protein S11 yields the protein MAKEATRVRRRERKNITSGVAHVNSSFNNTMITITDAQGNAIAWSSAGAKGFKGSRKSTPFAAQIAAEDCAKKAQEHGMKSLEVEVCGPGSGRESALRALQAAGFMITSIRDVTPIPHNGCRPRKKRRV from the coding sequence ATGGCCAAGGAAGCCACCCGCGTTCGCCGTCGCGAGCGCAAGAACATCACGTCTGGCGTCGCGCACGTCAATTCGTCGTTCAACAACACGATGATCACCATCACCGACGCGCAGGGCAATGCAATTGCCTGGTCGTCCGCCGGTGCGAAGGGCTTCAAGGGTTCGCGCAAGTCGACCCCGTTCGCCGCTCAGATCGCCGCCGAAGACTGCGCCAAGAAGGCTCAGGAACACGGCATGAAGTCGCTGGAAGTGGAAGTTTGCGGACCGGGCTCCGGCCGCGAATCTGCCCTTCGCGCGCTGCAAGCCGCGGGCTTCATGATCACGTCGATCCGCGACGTGACGCCGATCCCGCACAACGGCTGCCGCCCGCGCAAGAAGCGCCGCGTCTGA
- a CDS encoding adenylate kinase yields MRLIFLGPPGAGKGTQAKLLTEKYGIPQLSTGDMLRAAVAQATEVGKRAKAVMDAGQLVSDEIVNEIVSDRIDVPDCAKGFILDGYPRTVPQAIALDRMLQAKGLKLDAVIELKVDEVALVRRMENRVAETVASGGTVRSDDNPEAFKRRLTEYREKTAPLSEHYARTGQLKTVDGMADVEAVTAEIDKILA; encoded by the coding sequence ATGAGACTTATTTTTTTGGGGCCGCCGGGCGCTGGCAAGGGTACGCAGGCCAAGCTTCTGACGGAGAAATACGGCATCCCGCAGCTTTCCACAGGGGACATGCTCCGGGCCGCCGTTGCCCAGGCGACCGAGGTCGGCAAGCGCGCCAAAGCGGTGATGGATGCCGGCCAGCTGGTTTCCGATGAGATCGTCAATGAAATCGTCTCCGACCGCATCGACGTGCCGGATTGCGCGAAAGGCTTCATTCTCGACGGCTATCCGCGCACGGTGCCGCAGGCGATCGCGCTCGATCGCATGCTCCAGGCCAAGGGTTTGAAGCTGGATGCGGTCATCGAGTTGAAGGTCGACGAGGTGGCCCTTGTCCGGCGCATGGAGAATCGCGTAGCGGAGACCGTCGCCTCCGGCGGCACGGTTCGCTCCGACGACAATCCCGAGGCCTTCAAGCGACGCTTGACGGAGTACAGGGAAAAGACTGCGCCGCTTTCGGAGCACTATGCCCGCACCGGTCAGTTGAAGACCGTCGACGGGATGGCGGATGTGGAAGCGGTCACCGCCGAGATCGACAAGATTCTGGCATAG
- the rplR gene encoding 50S ribosomal protein L18: MASRKDTLVRRASRVRRQIKAVANGRPRLSVHRSSKNIYAQIIDDVAGKTIAAASTLEADLKTALKTGADTAAAAAVGKLLAERASKAGVKDVVFDRGAFIYHGRVKALAEAAREGGLNF, from the coding sequence ATGGCTAGCAGGAAAGATACTCTTGTGCGTCGCGCCAGCCGCGTGCGCCGTCAAATCAAGGCGGTCGCCAATGGCCGCCCGCGCCTGTCGGTTCATCGCTCGTCGAAGAACATCTATGCGCAGATCATCGATGACGTTGCCGGCAAGACGATCGCCGCTGCCTCGACCCTCGAGGCGGATCTCAAGACTGCGCTGAAGACCGGCGCCGACACGGCAGCAGCCGCTGCCGTCGGCAAGCTCCTCGCCGAGCGCGCTTCCAAGGCAGGCGTCAAGGACGTCGTCTTCGATCGCGGCGCCTTCATCTACCACGGCCGCGTCAAGGCGCTGGCCGAGGCGGCCCGCGAAGGCGGCCTGAACTTCTAA